One genomic segment of Leishmania major strain Friedlin complete genome, chromosome 6 includes these proteins:
- the PDI-1 gene encoding protein disulfide isomerase, translating into MLLVRKTLAVLLAVALLVVCAKAEIVELNPANFHKVVKDPSKNVFVMFYAPWCGHCNNMKPMWLELADKYPTAEDVIIARIDASEYRGIAKEFDIRGFPTLKFFSKRDKSGEIEYDGPRELSAFVAYVATNKQ; encoded by the coding sequence ATGTTGCTCGTCCGGAAGACACTCGCCGTCCTGCTGGCGGTCGCCCTCCTTGTCGTCTGCGCGAAGGCGGAGATTGTCGAGCTCAACCCGGCGAACTTTCACAAAGTTGTGAAGGACCCGTCCAAGAACGTCTTCGTCATGTTCTACGCCCCGTGGTGTGGCCACTGCAACAACATGAAGCCGATGTGGCTGGAGCTGGCGGACAAGTACCCCACCGCGGAGGACGTCATCATCGCCCGCATCGACGCCAGCGAGTACCGCGGCATCGCGAAGGAGTTCGACATCCGCGGCTTCCCGACACTGAAGTTCTTCTCCAAGAGGGACAAATCAGGTGAAATCGAGTATGATGGCCCGCGCGAGCTCTCCGCCTTCGTGGCGTACGTGGCGACCAACAAGCAGTGA
- a CDS encoding putative deoxyribose-phosphate aldolase, whose protein sequence is MCDHQSTAKVDLEMLLRPGRKGRLNDKILERVRFLAAELGLPELEEKFTHLKERDGAWRTGSASDNVDLSAYIDHTLLKADASHAAVSQLCEEAKTHHFKAICVNGCHVARCAQLLAGSEVRLGCTCGFPLGQMTPSMKVAEAAEGISSGAHEVDMVINVGALKSKCYLDVFKDIKGVCDVCASSAVVSKVILETCLLSEEEIMDVCIMSVAAGATFVKTSTGFSTKGATPEAVDIMLAVVGNAASVKVSGGVRDRATAMQYVQAGVKRIGTSSGIAIVSP, encoded by the coding sequence ATGTGCGATCACCAGTCGACGGCGAAGGTGGACCTCGAGATGCTCCTTCGCCCTGGGCGCAAGGGCAGGCTCAACGACAAGATCCTCGAGCGCGTCCGCTTCCTCGCTGCGGAGCTCGGCCTCCCCGAACTTGAGGAGAAGTTCACACACTTGAAGGAGAGGGACGGGGCCTggcgcaccggcagcgctTCCGACAACGTCGACCTATCCGCGTACATCGATCACACGCTACTCAAGGCGGACGCATCTCACGCGGCCGTTTCGCAGCTGTGCGAGGAGGCAAAGACGCATCACTTCAAGGCCATCTGCGTGAACGGCTGCCACGTGGCTCGGTGCGCGCAGCTGTTGGCCGGTTCGGAGGTGCGGTTGGGGTGCACCTGCGGCTTCCCGCTGGGTCAGATGACCCCTTCCATGAAggtcgccgaggcggccgaggGGATCTCGAGCGGGGCACATGAGGTGGACATGGTCATCAACGTCGGCGCCCTCAAGAGTAAGTGCTACCTCGACGTCTTCAAGGATATCAAAGGCGTCTGCGATGTGTGCGCAAGCTCAGCTGTCGTGTCCAAGGTCATTCTCGAAACCTGCCTCctgtcggaggaggagatcatGGACGTGTGCATCATGAGTGTTGCGGCCGGCGCGACGTTCGTGAAGACCTCCACTGGCTTCAGCACGAAGGGCGCGACCCCAGAGGCAGTCGACATCATGCTAGCCGTTGTCGGCAATGCAGCTTCCGTGAAGgtgagcggcggcgtgcggGACCGCGCAACGGCGATGCAGTACGTTCAAGCCGGTGTGAAGCGCATTGGCACGAGCTCTGGTATCGCTATTGTGTCGCCCTAG